A stretch of DNA from Campylobacter concisus ATCC 51562:
TCTATTTTTACTTCCACTTCTAGCCATCGGTGCGCAGGCATTAGAGCCAAAAATAGTAATGAAGCCTGAAGCTACCCTAAAAAACGGGCTTTACTACATAAAAGGCAAGCCCTACGACGGCACGTTAAAGATGCTTCGTTACAGCGTCGAGGACCTATATGACGTAAATGCGATGGGCATGGTCTATCCGAGGCTAAAGCCTCTGCCGCCCACGCTTATACGCGAGATAGACGTGCAGGGCGGTGCGGCGGTGCGATATCGAGACTATTTTGACGGTAGGGACAAGCCCTCAAACGAATACCCCCTAAAAAACGGCGTCCGCGAGGGCACGGCGAAGCACTACCACGCAGATAGCGGCGCTCTGATGGGCGAGAGCGAATACAAAAATGACGTCCGCGATGGGCGCTACCGCCGCTACTACTTTGACGAGGGCGGCGCGTTAAAGCAGGAGGGCTTTTTCAAGGCGGACAAACGAGAGGGCGTATTTACCGACTATTACGTTAGTGGCGAGGTTAGCGCACGCAGCCCATACGTCGGCGGGATGCGAAACGGCGAGGACATCGACTACTACAAAAGCGGCAAAATTAGAGGCGTGCGAACCTACAAAAATGACAAGCGAGAAGGCGCAGAAAAATGGTACTACGAAAGCGGCGCCGTGGA
This window harbors:
- a CDS encoding toxin-antitoxin system YwqK family antitoxin, with the protein product MKPEATLKNGLYYIKGKPYDGTLKMLRYSVEDLYDVNAMGMVYPRLKPLPPTLIREIDVQGGAAVRYRDYFDGRDKPSNEYPLKNGVREGTAKHYHADSGALMGESEYKNDVRDGRYRRYYFDEGGALKQEGFFKADKREGVFTDYYVSGEVSARSPYVGGMRNGEDIDYYKSGKIRGVRTYKNDKREGAEKWYYESGAVEETGEYKNDRKQGVWKRFYENGKTRVVENYKDGEKDGVAREYYPSGKLRGEYEYKDGRQTGAGLDYYESGALAAKRRATTTQTANSKPRGNLSAAGSSAPKNTTNRVS